A single genomic interval of Feifania hominis harbors:
- a CDS encoding MFS transporter yields the protein MMARIRAHYRWVILLCAMIMTACSTGLLSYFNALFLEPVTAALGLDRAAFVLYSTFSTITTMICMPVAGVIYKRLPMKPLILFGTLCGAGALFTYSISTTVYGFYLGGVLAGIGTCFFGGLPMTLVINRWFVKKRGTMTGIGFMGSAFISFAMSPVVSAMIETKGHAYVYRFLGWLLLALMVGMTLLLLRTTPEEMGLTAYGAGTDEPPQRDLSGFSRAQVLKMPAFWLFALGTFLLGLVTFGTQSHLIAYWGSVGVDPVSAAGLYSAVMLASAVSKIGLGGLYDRLGVAKGTAGICGVAVASLFGLTFIRSGWALIIPAVLFGFMTSLQVLTTSYLAVRLFGEKDYSSIFGLLNTVLFCGVSAGVPLSALIFQYTGSYRPAWILYGLFMAACLILMLAANRSSRRAFHTCFGVDRAD from the coding sequence ATGATGGCACGAATCAGGGCACACTACCGCTGGGTCATTCTGCTCTGCGCCATGATCATGACAGCATGCAGCACGGGACTTCTCTCCTATTTTAACGCGCTCTTTCTGGAACCCGTGACCGCTGCGCTGGGCCTTGACCGGGCCGCTTTCGTACTCTACAGCACGTTTAGCACCATCACCACCATGATCTGCATGCCCGTTGCGGGGGTGATCTACAAGAGGCTGCCGATGAAGCCGCTGATCCTCTTCGGGACGCTCTGCGGCGCGGGGGCACTGTTCACCTATTCGATCTCTACCACGGTTTACGGCTTTTATCTGGGCGGCGTGCTGGCCGGTATTGGAACCTGCTTTTTTGGCGGGCTGCCGATGACTCTGGTCATCAACCGGTGGTTTGTCAAAAAGCGCGGCACGATGACCGGCATCGGCTTTATGGGCTCTGCTTTTATCTCTTTTGCCATGTCTCCCGTTGTCTCCGCCATGATTGAGACCAAAGGCCACGCCTATGTCTACCGCTTTCTGGGATGGCTTCTCCTGGCGCTGATGGTGGGCATGACCTTACTTCTGCTGCGCACGACTCCCGAGGAAATGGGGCTGACGGCCTACGGCGCCGGAACGGACGAGCCGCCGCAGCGGGATCTCTCCGGATTCAGCCGCGCGCAGGTTTTGAAAATGCCCGCTTTCTGGCTGTTTGCGCTGGGAACGTTTCTTCTGGGCCTTGTCACTTTTGGAACACAGTCTCATCTGATTGCATACTGGGGCAGTGTGGGTGTGGATCCCGTCAGCGCAGCCGGGCTCTACTCGGCTGTCATGCTGGCAAGCGCCGTGTCCAAAATAGGGCTGGGCGGCCTGTATGACCGCCTGGGTGTCGCAAAGGGAACGGCAGGCATCTGTGGCGTTGCGGTCGCCTCGCTGTTCGGTCTCACGTTTATTCGCAGCGGTTGGGCGCTCATCATACCGGCGGTGCTCTTCGGATTCATGACATCTCTGCAGGTTTTGACAACGTCCTATCTTGCGGTCAGACTGTTTGGCGAAAAGGACTACAGCTCGATTTTCGGATTGCTCAACACGGTGCTTTTCTGCGGCGTATCGGCAGGTGTACCGCTGAGCGCACTGATCTTCCAGTACACGGGAAGCTATCGCCCCGCCTGGATTCTCTACGGTCTGTTTATGGCTGCATGTCTTATTCTGATGCTCGCGGCGAACCGTTCTTCACGCAGAGCCTTTCACACCTGTTTCGGCGTAGATCGAGCCGACTGA
- a CDS encoding DUF368 domain-containing protein yields the protein MRDRHAPLYGFVIGGSMLVPGVSGGSMAILLGIYDRLLSAVGSFRARPRENARFLALFCAGALAGMVLVARPLLALVELFPRPTLYFFLGVVAGSLPLLVRTARLTRLSWKTVLFPLAGLAVLWALSLLPPGFAAGGGVSFWKLLLAGAAAAVALVLPGISVSYLFLLLGMYDTVMAAIAALDFALLVPLGVGGVLGIVLTARLLERLLTAHPQASYLTIFGFVLGSIAEVFPGLPSGWELVVCAATALAGAAAVRLLSRYAGA from the coding sequence ATGCGCGATCGACACGCGCCGCTGTACGGCTTTGTCATCGGGGGCTCCATGCTGGTGCCCGGCGTCAGCGGCGGCTCCATGGCCATTTTGCTCGGCATCTACGACCGGCTGCTCTCGGCAGTCGGTTCTTTTCGCGCCCGCCCGCGGGAAAACGCCCGCTTTCTCGCGCTGTTCTGCGCCGGGGCTCTCGCCGGCATGGTGCTTGTGGCGCGGCCGCTTCTCGCGCTCGTCGAGCTCTTTCCCCGGCCCACGCTCTACTTCTTTCTCGGAGTCGTGGCGGGGTCGCTGCCTCTGCTCGTGCGCACGGCCCGCCTGACCCGCCTGAGCTGGAAGACCGTGCTCTTCCCCCTGGCGGGGCTCGCCGTGCTCTGGGCGCTCTCGCTGCTGCCGCCGGGCTTCGCCGCCGGGGGCGGCGTCTCTTTCTGGAAGCTGCTGCTCGCGGGCGCGGCGGCCGCTGTGGCCCTCGTGCTGCCGGGCATCAGCGTGAGCTATCTCTTTTTGCTGCTGGGTATGTACGACACGGTCATGGCGGCAATCGCCGCGCTTGACTTTGCGCTGCTTGTGCCGCTGGGGGTCGGCGGCGTGCTCGGCATCGTGCTCACCGCACGGCTGCTCGAGCGGCTTCTCACCGCCCACCCGCAGGCGTCGTATTTGACCATCTTCGGATTTGTGCTCGGCTCCATCGCCGAGGTCTTCCCCGGCCTGCCCTCGGGGTGGGAGCTTGTCGTCTGCGCCGCCACCGCCCTTGCGGGCGCCGCCGCTGTGCGGCTTCTCTCGCGGTACGCCGGGGCATAG
- a CDS encoding Na/Pi cotransporter family protein, translated as MKPSDFLGLLGGLALFLYGMQMMSGGLEAAAGNRMKRILERLTANRILGVLVGAGITAVIQSSSATTVMVVGFVNSGLMTLQQAIWIIMGANIGTTVTGLLIALDVGALAPLIAFVGVVMVVFIKGRKIHHYGEIIAGLGVLFIGMEMMSSAMEPLRDSQAFIDLLTRFQNPLLGVLVGMLFTAIIQSSSASIGILQALARSGLIGLSSSVFVLFGMNIGTCVTAVLASIGTSRAAKRTTIVHLLFNVFGTGVFVAICSLTPFVPFVASLLPASPAGQIAAVHTTFNIVTTLLLLPFGTALAKLATAILPERKSDKVSEYHLQYVDTQFLRKDASIGTVAIAVSQLSREIGRMAGMAYENVDQSFALVERRSDELLARVNYTENYIDYLNKELSQYISRVLSVEMPPRDAQVVNSYFKIAGDLERIGDHALNIGGYADLLKNKGISLSEHAMAEVRQMRMVSGDAVAALCAGANTGHLGLLEQLSKAEQKIDDLTAEFRQNQVERMRTGECSGEACVIYSEMLTDFERIGDHALNIAQEYAKIGAAVTD; from the coding sequence ATGAAACCCTCTGATTTTCTCGGCCTGCTCGGCGGGCTCGCCCTCTTCCTCTACGGCATGCAAATGATGAGCGGCGGCCTCGAAGCCGCCGCCGGCAACCGCATGAAGCGCATTCTCGAGCGCCTGACCGCCAACCGCATTCTCGGCGTACTCGTCGGCGCGGGCATCACGGCGGTCATCCAGTCCTCGTCGGCGACCACGGTCATGGTTGTGGGCTTTGTCAACTCCGGACTGATGACGCTGCAGCAGGCCATCTGGATCATCATGGGCGCCAACATCGGCACCACGGTCACAGGGCTTCTCATCGCGCTTGACGTGGGCGCACTCGCGCCGCTGATCGCCTTTGTGGGCGTGGTGATGGTCGTGTTCATCAAGGGGCGCAAAATTCACCACTACGGCGAGATCATCGCCGGTCTCGGCGTGCTGTTCATCGGTATGGAGATGATGAGCTCCGCCATGGAGCCTCTGCGCGACAGCCAGGCGTTCATCGACCTGCTCACCAGGTTCCAGAACCCGCTGCTCGGTGTGCTCGTGGGCATGCTCTTCACGGCCATCATCCAGTCCTCCTCGGCCTCGATCGGCATCTTACAGGCGCTCGCGCGCAGCGGGCTGATCGGCCTGTCGAGCTCGGTCTTTGTGCTCTTCGGCATGAACATCGGCACCTGTGTGACCGCCGTGCTCGCCTCCATCGGCACAAGCCGGGCGGCCAAGCGGACAACCATCGTCCATCTTCTGTTCAACGTCTTCGGCACCGGGGTTTTTGTCGCCATCTGCTCGCTGACGCCCTTTGTCCCCTTTGTGGCCTCTCTGCTTCCGGCGAGCCCCGCGGGGCAGATTGCGGCGGTGCACACCACGTTCAACATTGTCACAACGCTGTTGCTGCTCCCGTTCGGCACGGCTCTTGCAAAGCTCGCCACGGCCATTCTGCCCGAGCGCAAGAGCGACAAGGTCTCCGAGTACCATCTGCAGTATGTTGACACGCAGTTTCTGCGCAAGGACGCCTCCATCGGCACCGTGGCCATCGCCGTGTCGCAGCTCTCGCGTGAGATCGGGCGTATGGCCGGCATGGCCTATGAGAATGTCGACCAGAGCTTCGCTCTCGTCGAGCGCCGCTCGGACGAGCTTCTCGCGCGTGTGAACTACACCGAAAACTACATTGACTACCTCAATAAGGAGCTCTCCCAGTACATCAGCCGCGTGCTCTCCGTTGAGATGCCGCCGCGCGACGCACAGGTGGTCAACTCCTACTTTAAGATTGCGGGCGACCTCGAGCGCATCGGCGACCACGCGCTCAACATCGGCGGCTATGCGGATCTGCTCAAAAACAAGGGCATCTCCCTGTCCGAGCACGCAATGGCCGAGGTGCGCCAGATGCGCATGGTCTCGGGCGACGCGGTGGCGGCGCTCTGCGCCGGGGCGAACACGGGCCACCTGGGGCTGCTCGAGCAGCTCTCAAAGGCCGAGCAGAAGATCGACGATCTGACCGCCGAGTTCCGCCAGAACCAGGTCGAACGCATGCGCACGGGCGAGTGCTCGGGCGAGGCCTGCGTGATCTACTCGGAGATGCTCACCGACTTTGAGCGCATTGGTGACCACGCGCTCAACATCGCCCAGGAGTACGCCAAAATCGGCGCGGCCGTGACCGATTGA
- a CDS encoding response regulator transcription factor, translating to MTPHKILIVEDEESIVHALSSILTANDYAVLVANTGEQALALAASHQPDVVLLDLGLPGMDGIAVLRELRGWYGRPVLVVSARDQEREKVEALDLGADDYITKPFGTSELLARIRAALRNSGRRMGAQGPGGSFTVGALSIDFLKRAVSLRGEGVHLTQIEYRIVELLARNAGSVLTYDEIMREVWGPYVTDSNTILRVNMANIRRKLEDNPADPSYFLTETGIGYRMADGSAL from the coding sequence ATGACGCCCCATAAAATTCTGATTGTGGAGGACGAGGAGTCCATCGTCCACGCCCTGTCCTCCATTCTGACGGCGAACGACTACGCGGTTCTCGTCGCCAACACCGGCGAGCAGGCGCTCGCGCTCGCGGCCTCCCACCAGCCCGACGTGGTGCTGCTCGACCTCGGGCTGCCCGGTATGGACGGCATCGCCGTTCTGCGCGAGCTGCGCGGGTGGTACGGGCGGCCGGTTCTCGTCGTGTCGGCGCGCGACCAGGAGCGCGAGAAAGTCGAGGCGCTCGACCTCGGCGCGGACGACTACATCACAAAGCCCTTCGGCACGTCTGAACTGCTCGCGCGCATCCGCGCCGCGCTTCGCAACAGCGGCCGGCGCATGGGCGCGCAGGGCCCCGGCGGCAGCTTCACCGTGGGCGCGCTGTCGATCGACTTTTTAAAGCGCGCGGTCTCGCTGCGCGGCGAGGGCGTCCACCTGACCCAGATCGAGTACCGCATCGTCGAGCTGCTCGCGCGAAACGCCGGCAGCGTTCTGACCTACGACGAGATCATGCGCGAGGTCTGGGGCCCCTATGTCACCGACAGCAACACCATTCTGCGCGTCAACATGGCTAACATCCGCCGCAAGCTCGAGGACAACCCCGCAGACCCGAGCTACTTTCTCACCGAGACCGGCATCGGCTACCGCATGGCCGACGGCTCCGCCCTGTAA
- a CDS encoding ATP-binding protein: protein MKPKLSLQKFLPTRVHAWRDALRTAGLLALATALIGLLVYVTGETNNVSELYLLAVLFVALYTDGYFWGLCASAAGVVGANFFFTYPYFHINFTLSGYPVAFLCMLIVAAVTGTLVAGVREQMALSATREKQSRQLYEIDRQLLRRRGNDQIAEYAVTCFTQLFGRPCAFYTAAEGGLLRSNYEHELTAAEHTALLAALAGGPAAAHGVQSNRPQERAWRFTPLTSNGVTLGVVGLRLGDAPPLTDEAERFFALVTLQFAIALERQRVDDENHRILLEKQTEQMRGNLLRAISHDLRTPLTGILGASSAILENPDRIDRTEQLQLFRDINEDAQWLLQMVENVLSVTRIGETPTLKKSPAPMEEVLAQAANKCRRRYPAMQLTMRAPQELLMAPMDETLIEQVLINLLENAYRHGGATPIEATLARDGSAAVLTVRDHGPGIREEDFPRLFDGLLSRTGGDDTTRGLGIGLSICKSIITAHGGAIEARNAPDGEGAIFQITLPLEEVSHDAP from the coding sequence GTGAAACCAAAACTGTCCTTACAAAAATTCCTGCCCACCCGCGTCCACGCGTGGCGCGACGCGCTGCGAACAGCCGGGCTTCTGGCGCTGGCGACCGCCCTGATCGGGCTTCTGGTCTATGTGACCGGCGAGACCAACAACGTCTCGGAGCTCTATCTTCTCGCCGTGCTCTTCGTGGCGCTCTACACCGACGGCTACTTCTGGGGGCTCTGCGCGTCGGCTGCGGGCGTTGTGGGAGCCAACTTCTTCTTTACCTACCCCTATTTTCACATCAACTTTACGCTCTCGGGCTACCCGGTGGCCTTTCTGTGCATGCTCATTGTGGCGGCTGTGACGGGCACGCTCGTCGCCGGTGTGCGCGAGCAGATGGCCCTATCGGCCACCCGCGAAAAGCAGTCGCGCCAGCTCTATGAGATCGACCGGCAGCTTCTGCGCCGCCGGGGCAACGACCAGATCGCCGAGTACGCCGTCACCTGCTTTACCCAGCTCTTCGGGCGGCCCTGCGCGTTCTACACGGCCGCGGAGGGCGGGCTTCTGCGCTCCAACTACGAGCACGAGCTCACCGCCGCCGAGCACACCGCGCTGCTCGCCGCCCTTGCGGGCGGCCCCGCGGCGGCGCACGGCGTGCAGTCCAACCGCCCGCAGGAGCGCGCCTGGCGCTTCACGCCGCTGACCTCAAACGGGGTGACACTCGGCGTCGTGGGGCTCCGGCTCGGCGACGCCCCGCCCCTCACCGACGAGGCGGAGCGCTTCTTTGCGCTGGTGACGCTCCAGTTTGCCATCGCCCTCGAGCGCCAGCGGGTGGACGATGAGAACCACCGCATTCTGCTCGAGAAGCAGACCGAACAGATGCGCGGCAATCTGCTGCGCGCCATCTCACACGATCTGCGCACGCCGCTGACCGGCATTCTCGGCGCGTCGAGCGCCATTCTGGAAAACCCCGACCGCATCGACCGCACCGAGCAGCTTCAGCTCTTTCGCGACATCAATGAGGACGCCCAGTGGCTGCTTCAAATGGTGGAAAACGTGCTTTCGGTGACCCGCATCGGCGAGACGCCCACACTCAAAAAATCCCCCGCGCCCATGGAGGAAGTGCTCGCCCAGGCCGCGAACAAATGCCGCCGGCGCTACCCGGCGATGCAGCTAACCATGCGCGCGCCGCAGGAGCTTCTCATGGCCCCCATGGACGAGACGCTCATCGAGCAGGTGCTCATCAATCTGCTGGAAAATGCCTACCGCCACGGGGGCGCGACGCCCATTGAGGCCACCCTCGCGCGCGACGGCAGCGCGGCGGTGCTCACGGTGCGCGACCACGGCCCGGGCATCCGCGAGGAGGACTTCCCCCGGCTCTTCGACGGGCTGCTCAGCCGCACCGGCGGCGACGACACCACGCGCGGGCTCGGCATCGGGCTGTCCATCTGCAAGTCGATCATCACGGCGCACGGCGGCGCCATCGAGGCGCGAAACGCGCCGGACGGCGAGGGCGCGATCTTTCAAATCACTCTGCCGCTTGAGGAGGTATCCCATGACGCCCCATAA
- a CDS encoding trypsin-like peptidase domain-containing protein translates to MKKRVAVFTLVFLLTMGSIFHVFAGAVEWPVVASFTPSVFDDVKESDWFYDNVRVVYEHGIMGGTGESRFSPGGNAKISEAIAVASRMHAACQTKTIETAGASPWYMPYLQYAQTNGIVADQFADNYESYATRAEMAYLFARALPADQYEAINNIVTLPDVPKSNPYYEEILKLYNAGIIAGNDEYGTYEPGSMITRREMAAILSRLIEPKLRLKVSLKTKPEAELSSSEISKKVSDAVFYVQTYLGGVPYSTGSGFFVTPDGVALTNYHVIEYTTQAYMQTTDGRIYPIERVLTYDSGQDYAVVKVSKTDVDGNTVKSFPFLTLQTKWESGDVVYAIGSPLGLQNSISQGIISSVERVVDGFPYIQFTAPISPGNSGGALVNSRGEVIGIPTWHITNTQNLNFAVPATAIDCDAFTQAGMTYAAVYEQEFKNRVAQAPDLGQNIYYEDEPTLTINETVIEPGDTIRASFCVNLDVDLYNFYLPVRAKILLISGGLRIAYTPEEDRYAQSLGYLDMNDFVNNALIVTVDDYVTNDTLFYTRPERDGANSRIWVADGIWLEPGWYRIFVMQGIEWGEPWLNKDYFLYLNFEW, encoded by the coding sequence ATGAAAAAGAGAGTAGCAGTCTTTACACTGGTTTTTCTCTTGACAATGGGGTCCATTTTTCATGTTTTTGCGGGAGCAGTGGAGTGGCCCGTTGTGGCGAGCTTTACTCCATCGGTTTTTGACGATGTCAAAGAGAGCGACTGGTTCTACGACAATGTGAGGGTGGTCTATGAGCACGGCATCATGGGCGGAACCGGCGAGAGCCGGTTTTCACCGGGTGGCAACGCAAAGATCTCTGAGGCCATCGCGGTTGCATCACGCATGCATGCGGCATGTCAAACCAAAACAATTGAGACAGCTGGTGCATCGCCCTGGTATATGCCATATCTTCAGTACGCCCAGACAAATGGAATTGTTGCGGATCAGTTTGCAGACAACTATGAAAGCTATGCCACCCGTGCGGAGATGGCCTATCTCTTTGCAAGGGCTCTGCCGGCGGATCAGTATGAGGCGATCAATAACATAGTGACGCTGCCTGATGTGCCAAAGAGCAATCCGTATTACGAAGAGATCTTGAAGCTTTACAATGCGGGAATCATTGCGGGCAATGATGAGTATGGAACCTATGAGCCGGGCAGCATGATAACGCGGCGTGAAATGGCAGCAATTTTATCCCGGTTGATTGAGCCGAAGCTTCGTCTCAAGGTCAGCCTGAAGACCAAACCGGAAGCTGAACTTAGCTCTTCGGAAATATCCAAAAAGGTATCAGATGCCGTCTTCTATGTACAGACGTATCTGGGCGGAGTACCCTACAGCACGGGAAGCGGCTTTTTTGTGACACCGGATGGCGTGGCGCTGACCAACTATCATGTGATTGAATATACCACCCAGGCCTATATGCAGACAACGGATGGACGTATCTATCCCATTGAGCGGGTGCTTACCTATGACAGCGGGCAAGACTATGCGGTCGTAAAGGTATCTAAAACTGATGTGGACGGCAATACCGTTAAGTCATTTCCGTTTCTTACTCTTCAAACAAAGTGGGAGTCAGGGGATGTTGTCTATGCGATTGGCAGCCCTCTTGGTTTACAAAATAGCATCTCACAGGGAATCATCAGCAGCGTTGAGCGCGTTGTTGATGGATTTCCCTACATTCAGTTCACCGCGCCCATTTCACCAGGCAACAGCGGCGGTGCACTGGTAAACAGCAGAGGTGAGGTCATCGGAATTCCGACTTGGCATATTACCAACACACAGAATTTAAACTTCGCCGTTCCGGCAACGGCCATTGACTGCGATGCTTTTACCCAAGCGGGAATGACGTATGCCGCAGTATACGAGCAGGAGTTTAAGAACCGTGTTGCCCAGGCGCCCGATCTTGGACAAAATATCTATTATGAAGACGAGCCCACGCTCACCATAAATGAGACGGTGATCGAACCCGGAGATACGATCCGCGCTTCGTTCTGCGTTAATCTGGATGTGGATCTATACAATTTTTATTTACCAGTTCGGGCAAAAATACTGCTGATTTCCGGGGGACTTCGTATTGCTTATACCCCGGAAGAGGATCGTTATGCCCAGTCGCTGGGCTACCTCGACATGAACGACTTTGTAAACAATGCACTTATTGTGACGGTCGATGATTATGTTACCAACGATACACTTTTTTACACGCGGCCTGAGCGCGATGGTGCAAACAGCCGCATTTGGGTCGCCGATGGAATCTGGTTGGAGCCGGGCTGGTATCGGATATTTGTCATGCAGGGAATTGAATGGGGAGAACCGTGGCTAAATAAGGATTACTTTCTCTACTTGAACTTTGAATGGTAA
- a CDS encoding prolyl-tRNA synthetase associated domain-containing protein: MTRSDILARLDAAGIAYELEEHPAVFTIDEMRELGICERGEVAKNLFLRDAKGRRHILAVVRSDKRADLAAIAEQLGTTRLSFASEQRLMKHLGLTKGAVTPLGVLHDSEGLVEVAIDRDLCGCERLGVHPGENTATLWLRCDDLLRLIRENGNPVSEIVL, from the coding sequence ATGACGCGCAGCGACATTCTGGCCCGTCTCGACGCGGCGGGCATCGCCTATGAGCTCGAGGAGCACCCGGCGGTCTTCACCATTGACGAGATGCGCGAGCTCGGCATCTGTGAGCGTGGAGAGGTGGCGAAAAACCTCTTTCTGCGCGACGCCAAGGGCCGGCGGCACATTCTCGCCGTGGTGCGAAGCGACAAGCGGGCGGATCTTGCGGCCATTGCCGAACAGCTCGGCACGACCCGGCTGTCGTTTGCAAGCGAGCAGCGCCTGATGAAGCATCTGGGTCTGACAAAGGGCGCGGTGACGCCCCTCGGTGTGCTGCACGACTCCGAGGGTCTGGTGGAGGTCGCCATCGACCGCGACCTGTGCGGCTGCGAGCGACTGGGCGTCCACCCGGGGGAGAACACGGCCACGCTCTGGCTGCGCTGTGACGATCTTCTGCGGCTCATTCGCGAAAACGGAAACCCGGTCAGTGAGATCGTGCTGTAG
- a CDS encoding Hsp20/alpha crystallin family protein, whose amino-acid sequence MFELMPFGRRSNSLSRYFDEMEKNFFGDSKTSLCECRTDILDQGDHYLLKAELPGFRKEDVKVDLGDGVLTIRAEHSEQSSSGEGENYIRREMHYGAYERSFGTEGIDVGRIEAKYENGILELTLPKEAPAKQEVTRRIEIK is encoded by the coding sequence ATGTTTGAATTGATGCCTTTTGGCCGCAGAAGCAACTCGCTTTCCCGCTACTTTGACGAGATGGAGAAAAACTTCTTCGGCGACAGCAAGACGAGCCTGTGCGAGTGCCGCACCGACATTCTCGACCAGGGCGACCACTATCTGCTCAAAGCGGAGCTTCCGGGCTTTCGCAAGGAGGACGTCAAGGTCGACCTCGGCGACGGGGTGCTGACCATCCGCGCGGAGCACAGCGAGCAGAGCTCCTCCGGCGAGGGGGAAAACTACATTCGCCGCGAGATGCACTACGGCGCCTATGAGAGAAGCTTCGGCACCGAGGGCATTGACGTGGGCAGGATCGAAGCCAAATACGAAAACGGCATTTTGGAGCTGACGCTTCCCAAGGAGGCTCCTGCCAAACAGGAAGTCACCCGCAGAATTGAGATCAAATAG